A segment of the Bacillus pseudomycoides genome:
AGATTATTGAACTTATCTAATAGTTTTTCAACATATTGCTTACCAAACAATTCTCTGCCTGTTGTTTTGGGAGGAGGGCTCATAATATAAGGATGATTTATGCAGTATGATAAGAGCTGTTCATTTATTTTCCCTTGTTTAGCTAAATTACCACCTTCATCGTATCCTATGTTAAACAATTGGCGACATACCTCATCAATAATCATATTTCCAGGTCCTGTATCAAAGGCATACATGTCATCTAGTGAAGATTGCTTAGGTAAAACAGTTACATTTCCGATGCCCCCGATGTTTTGTAACAACCTTCCCTTTGTTTCACTCCGGTAAAGAATATATTCAGTATAAGGTACCAAAGGAGCACCCTGTCCACCTGCTGCTATGTCCATAGTACGGAAATTAGATATTACGGTTGTATTTGTTTCGTAAGCAATTACCGAAGGTTCTCCAATTTGCAGAGTTGAGGGGACCAAGTTTTGTTCTTGCAAGGGCTGATGGTAAATCGTTTGTCCATGAGATCCTATAAGATCCAACTGCTCTAAAGGAAATCCAGCTTTTTTGCAAACTTCCTTGGTAGCATCTGCAAATAATTTTCCTAGTTTAAAGTTTAAACTACAAATTAGCTGCACATTAGATGTATCTACAGACAATGACTGTATAATTTCTTCTTTAACATCTTTTGAAAAAGGATGTGTTATAAATTCAATCATTTCTAACTCGGTGTTTCGTTTGCTATTATTCACACGTACAAGCACAGCATCAATACCATCCAATGATGTTCCAGACATTAATCCAACAATGTACATTATCATAACACCTACTTTACATAGATTTTTTTAATTCCTTGCTAAGCAGCAATGTCGATTCTTATAAAACCATGATGAAACTTTAGGTGGAAGTAGTAGTGATTCACCTAAAAAATTGACATTGCCAATGAACCTACTTTTTTGGGGAACGATTTCTTTACTCAATGGTATACATCCTTTTCTTATCTTTTTAGTTTATAAAAATGTAAGCGCTGACAATTAGTTATTATACTCGCTAGTTTTCTAATTGTGTAGATTTTTTGAAATTTTATTTTAAGATTATTTTTAATTATTGAAATTTATTTTTAATAGTGCTATAGTTTTATTAAAGAAAGCTTTTAGATTACGAATGATAGAAGGATGATTTATATGCTAGAACATTTAACAACGGAAGGTCGTAATGAAAAGACTGTATTTTTAGATGAAATGAAAACGCTTAATTTATTGGAGGTGATGAATGAAGAAGATATGAAAGTTGCTTACTGTGTTCAAAAAGAACTTCCTCAAATTGCAAAAGCTGTAGAGATGATTGTTGCGGCGATGAAACGCGGCGGTAGATTAATCTATATGGGCGCGGGAACAAGTGGGCGCATTGGATTGTTGGATGCTGTAGAATGTCCGCCAACGTTTAATACTGATCCTAGTAAAGTAGTAGGTTTAATCGCAGGTGGAGAAAGTGCATTTATTAAGGCGGTTGAGGGAGCAGAGGATAGTTTTACATTAGGTCGTCAAGATTTAGAGAAAATCCAATTAACGAGTAACGATGTTGTAGTAGGCATTGCTGCCAGTGGACGTACACCTTATGTTATTGCAGGGTTAAATTATGCAAATCAACTTGGGGCAGGCACAGTAGCGATAAGTTGCAATAAGGAATCAGAGATTGGAAAAATTGCTGCAATTGCCATTGAAGTTGTAAATGGACCTGAAGTACTTACGGGATCTACCCGCTTAAAAGCTGGAACTGCTCAAAAATTAGTATGTAACATGCTCTCAACAGCTTCAATGGTTGGGATTGGAAAAGTTTATGGGAATTTAATGGTAGATTTGCAGTTAACAAATGAAAAGTTGGTTGAACGTGCAAAACGTATTATTATGGATGCCACTGAATGCAGCTATGAAGTGGCAGAAAAATACTTAGTAAAAGCAAATAATCAACCTAAGGTTGCCATTGTTATGATTTTAACAAATGTTTCTTATGAAGAAGCCGTAGAACGCTTAAACGCAGCAGAGGGATTTATAAGAAAAGCAATTTAAAGCTTCTATATAAAAGTATTATGAGGGGGAGTAAAAATGAAAGTATTATTTGTATGTTCAGGTGGAATGTCGAGTGCGATTGTTGTAAATGCGTTGAAAAAAGAAGGGGAAAAGCATGGTCAAAATTTAGAAGTATTAGCTGTTGGTACGCAAGAATTTGATTCAGAGGTTCGAAACGGTTGGGACGTTGCTATGGTTGCCCCACAAGTAAAACATCGATTTGATGGTTTTAAAGCTTCTGCAGATGAAGCCGGAGTCCCATGTTTAATGATTCCTGCTCAATCATATAGTCCCCTTGGTGGATCTGCTCTATTAAATTTAATTAATGAAATAAGACAATCAAATTAAAGTTGTTATTTATCTTGTTATTCGTGGGTAGTAAGACTCCTGCCTCAAGAATCAGAGAGGAACGAGGAAGATAGGTGGGAGATTACCTACCCGTAAAATCCCGATTGGTGCGGACTAACCATCATTGGGGGATGAGAAAAAACAACTGATGGAAGTTTCACTTTATTCGTTTGTGAATAGTAAAAACATAATCTAGCAAGAAATCTTAACTACTAATCAATCTAAAGGGGAAAATACAAATGAACAAATTTGTAGCTTTTTTAGAAAATAATTTATCGACACCTATGGCTAAATTGTCTGAGCAGAAACATTTACGTGCAATACGTGATGGTGTAGTTTCTGCTTTGCCATTCATCATCTTTGGGAGCATATTTCTTATCATTGCTTTCCCACCCGTAGCAGCAGATTCCGCAATAGGTCAATGGGCAGCAAAACATATCGCGGAGATTTTAATACCTTATCGATTAACAATGTTTATTATGACCCTATATATTACGTTCGGAATAGGTCATAGTCTGTCTCAAAGCTATAAGTTAGACCCTTTATCAGGAGGATTATTATCGGTAGCTGCCTTCTTATTCACAATAGGCGTAAAAATGGTGAAAGATATAGGTTTTGTATTGCCAATGACAAACCTTGGTGGGCATGGGCTCTTTGTAGCGATGATTGTTTCTATATTTTCGGTTGAAATGATACGTTTATGTAAGACTAAAAATATTACAATAAAAATGCCAGATTCTGTTCCAACGTCCGTATCTCGTTCATTTGAAGCGTTAATACCAGTTACAATTGTACTCTTTATTATGACATTAATTACAGTAGTTGCAGGTGTTGATCTACATTCACTTGTTGATAAAGCTGTTGCACCACTTATTAAAGCAGGGGATACATTACCAGGTGTATTAATTCCAGTCTTTTTAATAACATTTTTCTGGTCATTCGGTATTCATGGTGTATCAGTTGTAGGTGCTGTTGCTCGTCCAGTTTGGGAAGTTTACTTAGCTAATAACTCAGCGGCAGTTGCAGCTGGTACGGCAATCCCTCACGTAGCTCCTGAAACATTCTTTCAATGGTTTATTTGGATTGGTGGATCTGGTGCAACATTAGGATTAGTAATTGCGATGTTATTAACAGCAAGATCTACTTATAGTAAGACGATGGCGAGAGCAACAATTGTTCCAAGTATATTTAACATCAATGAACCTGTTATTTTTGGGATGCCAATTGTGCTAAACCCAATTTTAATTATTCCATTTATCGTGACACCATTAATTGGTGCAACAGTTGCATACATCGCAACGTCAATCGGATTAGTAAATCCAACATATGTAATGGTTCCATGGACATTACCAGCCCCAATAGGTGCCTATCTGTCGACAGGTGGCGATTGGAGAGCAATTATTCTTGTGTTAGTTAATATTACGATTTCAGTTCTTGTTTATCTACCATTCTTTAAAATGTATGATCAAAAGCTTTTAGCACAAGAAAGTCCAACAGAAACAACAGAGGGCACAAACGTAGCCTTATAAAAATATATGAAAGGAGGTTTGGGACTAATTGCTCCAAACTTCCTTTCATATAAAAGAGAGAAGGGAGATAAAAATGAATTCAACATCCAGAATTCACTTTTTTAGTTACAAAAGTGCGTTTCTATTTTTTAGTTTTATTCTTGTTTTTAATCTTATCTTTAATCCTTTAATGAATGCAGTTGGAGTAGATAAACGCTTGTCACTGTACCTAGATAATATCTTTGCAATCAGCGCAGGGTTAACTCTTGTTCTTATTTTTGTTGAAGGTAAGTTTAAAAACAAGAAACAAGCGTTAATTTTGTTCTTGTCTTTATTAGTAGCGAGTGCACTGATTTGTTACCCAATTGTCTATGCGTAAATGAAAAAAGTAAGTTATCTAAAATGAGGTGTTAGTGAAATGGGAAAGCGAAACGGAATAAAAATTGCCACAATTGGTGGTGGATCTAGTTACACGCCAGAATTAATTGAAGGCTTTATTAAACGTTATGATGAGTTACCAGTTAGAGAACTTTGGTTAGTGGATATTGAGGCAGGAAGAGAAAAGCTTGAGATTGTAGGAAACCTAGCAAGAAGAATGGTAGAAAAAGCAAGAGTTCCTATGGAAATTCATTTGACGCTAGATCGTCGTCAAGCTTTACAGGATGCTGATTTTGTGACAACGCAGATGAGAGTTGGTTTACTAGACGCCCGAATTAAAGACGAGCGTATTCCTTTGCAACTAGGGTTAATTGGGCAAGAAACAAATGGTGCAGGGGGCTTATTTAAAGCGTTACGAACGATTCCCGTTCTTCTAGAAATCGCAGAAGAAATGCAAAAACTTTGCCCAAATGCATGGTTAATTAACTTTACAAATCCAGCTGGAATGGTAACAGAAGCCCTTCTTCGTTACAGCAAGCATAAAAAAGTAATCGGTGTATGTAATGTACCGTTTAATATGCACATGTCTATTTCAAAAATGTTAGGTGTTGAAATGGAGAGGGTACACATTGATTTCGCTGGACTAAATCATATGGTATTCGGAATACACGTATATGTTGATGATCAAGAAGTAACAGAGAAAGTGCTTGAAATGCTAGGAAATCCAGAGATACAAATGACAATGAAGAATATTGCCCCACTTCCTTGGAATCCAAGATTTTTGAAATCATTAGGTGTAGTACCTTGCCCGTATCATCGTTATTATTACAAAACAAAAGATATTTTAGGTGAAGAGTTAGAAGCATTTAAATCAGGGAAAACGCGTGCTGAAATTGTCAAGAAACTAGAAGAAGATCTGTTTGATTTGTATAAAGATGAAAAACTAGACATTAAACCTCCACAATTAGAGAAGCGGGGTGGTGCATACTACAGTGATGCAGCATGTAATGTTATTTCTTCTATCTATAATGACAAAAAAGACATTCAAGTATTAAATATCCAAAACAAAGGCGCAATTAATGAGATCGATTATGATTCAGCGGTTGAAGTAAGTTGTATTGTGACAAAAAATGGACCGGTTCCTATGACAATGGGGAAATTGCCAGTTCAAGTTCAAGGATTAATTCAGCAAATCAAATCATTTGAAAGAGTAGGTGCTGAGGCAGCAGTAACGGGTTCTTATGATAAGGCTTTATTAGCTTTAACGATTAATCCACTTATTCCAAGTGATGATTTGGCTGAAGCTGTATTACAGAAACTATTAGAAGCCCATAAAGAGTATTTGCCTCATTTTTTTAGATGATTAGGAGAATAATAAATTTAACATTAAAGAAAAACTGAGACCTGAGATTCTCTGAAACATAAATTCAGTTAGAGAATGTCGTGCCCATACTTTACTACGATTTGGAGTGTTATGATATGTCAACGGAAATCAATAATAATGAAATGGAAATTTTTGAAATTATTTCTCATGGTGGAAATGCAAGAGGTTTAGCTTACGAAGCATTAACAGCTGCAGAGGAATTTGACTTTGAAAGAGCAACGGATCTTATTAACCAAGCTGCAGAAGAACTTAGCTTGGCTCATAAGACACAAACAAAGTTAATTCAAGCTGAATTGAACGGAATTCCAAGTGAAAAAACATTGCTAATGATTCATGCTCAAGATCACTTAATGACCGCGATAAGCGAACAAAAATTGATTGAACATATGATTCGTATCATAAAAAAACTGGCGCCACAACAATAATTGGGGATGTAGGAAGGTAAAGGTGATGTAAAGATGAGAAAATTAGGTATCTCCATTTATCCAGAACATTCAACTTTAGAAAAAGATATGGAGTATATTGCACTTGCACACAAATATGGATTTAAAAAAATCTTTACTTGCTTGTTGTCAGTAGAAGGTGATAAAGAACAAATTATGAGGGAATTTAAAGAAACAATTGCATTTGCAAATCAATTAGGTATGGAAGTAATGGTTGATATCTCTCCTCGTGTATTTGGAGATTTAGATATTTCCTATAATGACTTATCATTCTTTGCTGATTTAGGAGCGTACGGAATCCGTCTAGATATGGGATTTACAGGAAATGAAGAGTCCATCATGACATATAATCCTTATAATTTGAAAATTGAAATTAATATGAGTAATGCAACGCATTATTTAGATAATCTCATTGCTTATAAGCCTAATAAAGAGAATTTAGTAGGCTCACATAATTTCTATCCTCATCGTTATGCGGGGTTAAGCTATGCTCATTTTCTAAAATGCTGTGAGCAATTTAAACACCATAATATTCGTACAGCAGCGTTCATTAGTTCACACGCAGCAACTTACGGACCTTGGTCAGTAACAGAAGGTTTATGTACATTAGAAATGCATCGTGAATTACCAATTGTAACGCAAGCCAAACACTTATTTGCAACTAGAGTAATCGATGATGTGATTATTGCTAACGCATATGCATCAGAGATTGAATTAGAAGCCCTGAGTACATTAAACAGTGAATTACTAACGTTTAATATAGAACTATATGACACAATTACAGAGTTAGAGAAAAAGATTGTGCTGGAAGAATTTCATTTTTATCGTGGAGACGTTTCTGAATACCTTATTCGCTCGACTCAATCACGTGTAAAATATAAACGAGAAGAATTTAAACCAACCTATACCCCTGATATTAGAAGAGGAGACATTTTAATTGAGAATGAGCTCTATGGACAATACAAAGGTGAATTACAGATTGCGTTGAAAGACATGGAGAATTCAGGTAAAACGAATGTGGTTGGCCGGATAGTTGAAGAAGAAATTTTTCTCCTTGATTATCTCAATCCGTGGGAGAAATTCCAATTTTCAATTTAGTAATTTTATCGAGAACAACCTCAAAGTAAGGGAAAGGGAAGGGACAGAACGATCCTTCCCTTTTTATTTATCTTGTTATTTACGAGCAGTAAGACCCTCACCTCAAAATTCAATAATAGCAAAGAAGGTAGGGGGTGATAGGATGCCCGTAAAAGTCCGATTAGTGAGGGTAAATTAAATTTTCACTTTATACAAAAGGAGGAACCTTTATGAGTTATATTATTGGAGTAGACGGTGGAGGTACTAAAACGGAAGCGGTAGCTTATAATTTAAATGGTGAAAAAATAAGTGAAGGTAAAGCAGGGTACGGAAATTTACTTTTAGATGAAAAACAAGCTATTCATAATATTATTGATGCGATTGAACAATGCTTAGTTCCTTTAAAAAAGGAAGAATGCCAGTATATGTGCCTAGGGTTGGCTGGGTGTGGAGGGGTTAAAAATACAAAAGGTATAAAAGATGCTCTTTCTGAGGCGTTTAATATTCCGTTTACGATTGTAAATGATGGAATTATTGCACACGCTGCTTTACTAAAAGGGAAAGATGGTATTTTAACAATTTCAGGAACCGGTTCTGTTAGTATTGGAATTCATAATGGTATTGAAAAATTAGCAGGTGGTTGGGGACATATTCTTGGAGATGAAGGAAGTGGCTATTGGATTGCTATGCAGATTTTTATTAAAATGACGCAAGAGGAAGATGAGGGTGGGAATTATAGTGACCTAACTAAGTTGATACTAACAAAACTTGGTTATCAGAGTGTACTAGAATTAAAAACATTTATTTATTCCTCAACTAAAGCGGAGATCGCGTCATTTGTTCCAATAATCGTTCAACAAGCAAAAGCAGGTGATAATTTTGCAGAGAATATTCTCAAGCAAGCGGGCCATCACCTTGCCAAGACTACGCTTGCTGTTTGGAAGAAACTAAATTTTGATAACAATGTTACAATTGCTATTAAAGGGGGTATATTAATTAATATACCGTCTGTACAAACCTCCTTTATTGAAAATATTAAACAAGAAAAACCGGAAGTCCAATTTATTTTAGAAGATGTATCATCTACATTAGGGGGGTATTACTTAGCTCTGAAATATATGAGTTAATTAAAAGTTAAGGGAGCAATTCAATATGCATGTTGTAAATGTATTGTTAAAAATTGAAAGTTTGTTACATCAATTACCAAAATCTGAAGGGAAAATAGCACAATATATTTTAGACAATCCTCAAGAAGTGATTAGAATGACTATACATGAATTAGCTGCGCATGCTAATGCGAGTAGTTCGGCGGTCACTAGACTTTGCCGTTCTATTGAAATTGCTAGTTTTTCGGAGTTAAAGGTATCTCTATCATCGTATATCTCACAACCAGAGAAGAAAGGTTTTTATGATATTGAACCAAATGAAACAATAGCGGAAATTAAAGAAAAAATAGTTTCCAACTCTGTACAAGCGATACAAGAAACAGCGATTTATTTAGATGAAGTTATTCTTAATCAAATTGTTGAAACTATGAGAAATGCTGATGTTATTTATGCCTATGGATTAGGAGCTTCATGGCTTGTTGCAGAAGATATTACTCATAAATGGTTACGTTTAGGAAAGATTGTAAGTGCAAATCAAGACGCACATATCATGGCGACAGCACTTGCTGCATCAACAAAAAATTGTGTTTTTTTCAGTATATCTAATAGTGGAGAAACTGAAGAAGTACTGCAACTTGTTGATAT
Coding sequences within it:
- the anmK gene encoding anhydro-N-acetylmuramic acid kinase AnmK — translated: MYIVGLMSGTSLDGIDAVLVRVNNSKRNTELEMIEFITHPFSKDVKEEIIQSLSVDTSNVQLICSLNFKLGKLFADATKEVCKKAGFPLEQLDLIGSHGQTIYHQPLQEQNLVPSTLQIGEPSVIAYETNTTVISNFRTMDIAAGGQGAPLVPYTEYILYRSETKGRLLQNIGGIGNVTVLPKQSSLDDMYAFDTGPGNMIIDEVCRQLFNIGYDEGGNLAKQGKINEQLLSYCINHPYIMSPPPKTTGRELFGKQYVEKLLDKFNNLSSHDIVATVTMFTAKSIVENYRKFILPQVKIDEVIIGGGGSYNKTLLKMIQSLLGESIQIYTQEELGYSSEAKEAIAFALLANETYHGNASNVPNATGAKNAVVLGNVSFPTSDHWIKIRNS
- the murQ gene encoding N-acetylmuramic acid 6-phosphate etherase, producing MLEHLTTEGRNEKTVFLDEMKTLNLLEVMNEEDMKVAYCVQKELPQIAKAVEMIVAAMKRGGRLIYMGAGTSGRIGLLDAVECPPTFNTDPSKVVGLIAGGESAFIKAVEGAEDSFTLGRQDLEKIQLTSNDVVVGIAASGRTPYVIAGLNYANQLGAGTVAISCNKESEIGKIAAIAIEVVNGPEVLTGSTRLKAGTAQKLVCNMLSTASMVGIGKVYGNLMVDLQLTNEKLVERAKRIIMDATECSYEVAEKYLVKANNQPKVAIVMILTNVSYEEAVERLNAAEGFIRKAI
- a CDS encoding PTS sugar transporter subunit IIB encodes the protein MKVLFVCSGGMSSAIVVNALKKEGEKHGQNLEVLAVGTQEFDSEVRNGWDVAMVAPQVKHRFDGFKASADEAGVPCLMIPAQSYSPLGGSALLNLINEIRQSN
- a CDS encoding PTS sugar transporter subunit IIC; amino-acid sequence: MNKFVAFLENNLSTPMAKLSEQKHLRAIRDGVVSALPFIIFGSIFLIIAFPPVAADSAIGQWAAKHIAEILIPYRLTMFIMTLYITFGIGHSLSQSYKLDPLSGGLLSVAAFLFTIGVKMVKDIGFVLPMTNLGGHGLFVAMIVSIFSVEMIRLCKTKNITIKMPDSVPTSVSRSFEALIPVTIVLFIMTLITVVAGVDLHSLVDKAVAPLIKAGDTLPGVLIPVFLITFFWSFGIHGVSVVGAVARPVWEVYLANNSAAVAAGTAIPHVAPETFFQWFIWIGGSGATLGLVIAMLLTARSTYSKTMARATIVPSIFNINEPVIFGMPIVLNPILIIPFIVTPLIGATVAYIATSIGLVNPTYVMVPWTLPAPIGAYLSTGGDWRAIILVLVNITISVLVYLPFFKMYDQKLLAQESPTETTEGTNVAL
- a CDS encoding 6-phospho-beta-glucosidase — its product is MGKRNGIKIATIGGGSSYTPELIEGFIKRYDELPVRELWLVDIEAGREKLEIVGNLARRMVEKARVPMEIHLTLDRRQALQDADFVTTQMRVGLLDARIKDERIPLQLGLIGQETNGAGGLFKALRTIPVLLEIAEEMQKLCPNAWLINFTNPAGMVTEALLRYSKHKKVIGVCNVPFNMHMSISKMLGVEMERVHIDFAGLNHMVFGIHVYVDDQEVTEKVLEMLGNPEIQMTMKNIAPLPWNPRFLKSLGVVPCPYHRYYYKTKDILGEELEAFKSGKTRAEIVKKLEEDLFDLYKDEKLDIKPPQLEKRGGAYYSDAACNVISSIYNDKKDIQVLNIQNKGAINEIDYDSAVEVSCIVTKNGPVPMTMGKLPVQVQGLIQQIKSFERVGAEAAVTGSYDKALLALTINPLIPSDDLAEAVLQKLLEAHKEYLPHFFR
- a CDS encoding PTS lactose/cellobiose transporter subunit IIA yields the protein MSTEINNNEMEIFEIISHGGNARGLAYEALTAAEEFDFERATDLINQAAEELSLAHKTQTKLIQAELNGIPSEKTLLMIHAQDHLMTAISEQKLIEHMIRIIKKLAPQQ
- a CDS encoding DUF871 domain-containing protein; the encoded protein is MRKLGISIYPEHSTLEKDMEYIALAHKYGFKKIFTCLLSVEGDKEQIMREFKETIAFANQLGMEVMVDISPRVFGDLDISYNDLSFFADLGAYGIRLDMGFTGNEESIMTYNPYNLKIEINMSNATHYLDNLIAYKPNKENLVGSHNFYPHRYAGLSYAHFLKCCEQFKHHNIRTAAFISSHAATYGPWSVTEGLCTLEMHRELPIVTQAKHLFATRVIDDVIIANAYASEIELEALSTLNSELLTFNIELYDTITELEKKIVLEEFHFYRGDVSEYLIRSTQSRVKYKREEFKPTYTPDIRRGDILIENELYGQYKGELQIALKDMENSGKTNVVGRIVEEEIFLLDYLNPWEKFQFSI
- a CDS encoding BadF/BadG/BcrA/BcrD ATPase family protein, which codes for MSYIIGVDGGGTKTEAVAYNLNGEKISEGKAGYGNLLLDEKQAIHNIIDAIEQCLVPLKKEECQYMCLGLAGCGGVKNTKGIKDALSEAFNIPFTIVNDGIIAHAALLKGKDGILTISGTGSVSIGIHNGIEKLAGGWGHILGDEGSGYWIAMQIFIKMTQEEDEGGNYSDLTKLILTKLGYQSVLELKTFIYSSTKAEIASFVPIIVQQAKAGDNFAENILKQAGHHLAKTTLAVWKKLNFDNNVTIAIKGGILINIPSVQTSFIENIKQEKPEVQFILEDVSSTLGGYYLALKYMS
- a CDS encoding MurR/RpiR family transcriptional regulator; this translates as MHVVNVLLKIESLLHQLPKSEGKIAQYILDNPQEVIRMTIHELAAHANASSSAVTRLCRSIEIASFSELKVSLSSYISQPEKKGFYDIEPNETIAEIKEKIVSNSVQAIQETAIYLDEVILNQIVETMRNADVIYAYGLGASWLVAEDITHKWLRLGKIVSANQDAHIMATALAASTKNCVFFSISNSGETEEVLQLVDIAKASGIQTIGLSRFGNNRLTNKVDMSLQHVRAPEAKFRSAATSSLFAQFLTIDIIFYAYASKYYDENIKEIERSRESVLRFTGKKSF